From the genome of Streptococcus lutetiensis, one region includes:
- a CDS encoding HU family DNA-binding protein: MANKQDLIAKVAEATELTKKDSAVAVDAVFSAIESFLSEGEKVQLIGFGNFEVRERAARKGRNPQTGEEIEIAASKVPAFKAGKALKDAVK; encoded by the coding sequence ATGGCTAACAAACAAGATTTAATCGCTAAAGTTGCAGAAGCAACTGAGCTTACTAAAAAAGATTCAGCAGTAGCTGTAGATGCAGTATTCTCAGCAATCGAAAGCTTCCTTTCTGAAGGCGAAAAAGTTCAATTAATCGGTTTTGGTAACTTTGAAGTTCGCGAACGCGCAGCTCGTAAAGGTCGTAACCCACAAACTGGTGAAGAAATTGAAATTGCAGCTTCAAAAGTACCTGCATTCAAAGCTGGTAAAGCACTTAAAGACGCTGTAAAATAA
- a CDS encoding SGNH/GDSL hydrolase family protein — MNKKKNFLTGFAFFLACLLLFIAVFNILIPKSDQELTKKDFLAQKTKSFRYVAIGDSLTEGVGDTTNQGGFVPILSQSLTDTYHYQVSHDNYGVSGNTSNQILTRMKDKQDIQNSLAKADMMTLTVGGNDVMAVIRKHLTKLSVATFKKPAKSYQERLRQIIELARSENEDLPIYILGIYNPFYLNFPEMTEMQEIINDWNDATESVTKEYRHVYFVPINAQLYKGIDGQEGIVSTSGDQTTVINDALFSGDHFHPNNIGYQIMSDVTMEKINETKNEWNKD; from the coding sequence ATGAATAAGAAAAAGAATTTTTTAACTGGGTTTGCTTTCTTTTTAGCATGCCTTCTTCTGTTTATCGCCGTTTTTAATATTTTGATTCCAAAATCAGATCAAGAATTAACCAAAAAGGATTTTTTAGCTCAGAAAACAAAGTCATTTCGTTATGTGGCTATCGGTGATTCCTTGACCGAAGGTGTTGGCGATACAACTAATCAAGGTGGTTTTGTCCCAATTCTATCTCAAAGTTTAACAGATACTTATCATTATCAAGTCTCACATGATAATTACGGGGTTTCAGGAAACACCAGTAACCAGATTTTGACACGAATGAAAGATAAGCAAGATATCCAAAATTCCTTAGCTAAAGCGGATATGATGACCCTAACCGTTGGGGGAAATGATGTCATGGCTGTCATTCGCAAGCATTTGACGAAATTATCTGTGGCGACCTTTAAAAAGCCTGCCAAATCATATCAAGAACGTTTACGTCAGATTATTGAGCTAGCTCGCTCAGAAAATGAAGATTTGCCAATTTATATTTTGGGGATTTATAATCCGTTTTACTTGAATTTCCCTGAAATGACGGAGATGCAAGAAATCATCAATGATTGGAATGACGCTACTGAGAGTGTGACAAAAGAGTACCGTCATGTTTACTTCGTTCCAATCAATGCTCAACTTTATAAAGGAATTGATGGTCAAGAAGGAATTGTGTCAACATCTGGTGACCAAACAACGGTTATCAACGATGCACTGTTCAGCGGTGACCATTTCCACCCGAATAATATTGGCTATCAAATCATGTCAGACGTAACAATGGAGAAAATCAATGAAACTAAAAACGAATGGAACAAAGACTAA
- a CDS encoding DegV family protein, producing MSKIKVVTDSSLTIEPELVEKYDITVVPLSVMIDGVVYSDNDMKEEGKFLNLMRNSKELPKTSQPPVGVFAEVYENLMKNGAEHIVSIHITHTLSGTVEAARQGANLAGADVTVIDSTFTDQCQKFQVVQAAKLAQEGASLEEVIAKVEEVRQKSELYIGVSTLENLVKGGRIGRVTGLLSSLLNIRVVMEMIDCELNTVIKGRGVKTFNKWLDSFIEHAQTSGKKVAEIGISYCGTTDMANGFKEKLQVLGAPIAVLETGSIIQTHTGEDAFAVMVRYE from the coding sequence ATGAGTAAAATTAAAGTTGTTACAGATTCATCCTTAACGATTGAACCAGAATTAGTTGAAAAATATGATATTACAGTTGTGCCATTGTCAGTTATGATTGATGGTGTTGTTTATTCTGATAACGACATGAAAGAGGAAGGAAAATTCCTCAATTTGATGCGCAATAGCAAAGAATTGCCTAAGACAAGTCAACCCCCAGTTGGTGTGTTTGCAGAAGTTTACGAAAACTTGATGAAAAATGGTGCTGAGCACATTGTTTCAATTCACATCACGCATACACTTTCGGGAACTGTTGAAGCAGCTCGTCAAGGGGCTAACCTTGCTGGAGCGGACGTAACGGTTATCGATTCAACATTTACTGACCAATGTCAAAAATTCCAAGTGGTGCAAGCTGCCAAATTAGCTCAGGAAGGTGCAAGTTTGGAAGAAGTTATTGCAAAAGTTGAAGAAGTTCGCCAAAAATCAGAACTTTATATTGGTGTTTCAACTCTTGAAAATTTGGTTAAGGGTGGACGTATTGGACGCGTTACAGGTCTTCTCAGCTCACTACTTAACATTCGAGTGGTTATGGAAATGATTGATTGCGAATTGAACACAGTTATCAAAGGTCGTGGTGTTAAAACATTTAACAAATGGCTTGATAGCTTTATTGAGCATGCACAAACATCTGGAAAAAAAGTCGCTGAAATCGGTATTTCATACTGTGGAACGACTGATATGGCAAATGGCTTTAAAGAAAAGTTGCAAGTTTTGGGTGCTCCAATTGCTGTTTTAGAAACTGGTTCAATCATTCAAACGCACACTGGTGAAGATGCTTTTGCGGTTATGGTACGCTATGAATAA
- the recN gene encoding DNA repair protein RecN produces the protein MLLEISIKNFAIIEEISLTFENGMTVLTGETGAGKSIIIDAMNLMLGARASLDVIRHGANKAEIEGLFSVGENAVLTQILEENGIEVTEELIIRREILQNGRSIGRINGQMVNLTTLRAVGQYLVDIHGQHDQEELMKPNMHIRMLDEFGDSQFASVKKLYQDLFEHYRRLRKRVLTKQKNEQEHKARIEMLEFQIAEIEAAALKSGEDQVLNQKRDKLLNHKHIADTLTNAYVMLDDEEFSSLSNIRSAMNDLMTLEEFDADYKDMSSNVSEAYYILEEVTKQLSDVIDELDFDAGSLQQIEARLEVIHSITRKYGGSVDDVLDYYENITKEYNLLTGNDESSDDMEKDLKRLEKELIVAAENLSQERHQLAKNLEAEIKQELADLYMEKADFQVQFSKGKFNRDGNEAIEFYISTNPGEGFKPLVKVASGGEISRLMLAIKSAFSRKEDKTSIVFDEVDTGVSGRVAQAIAQKIYKIGSHGQVLAISHLPQVIAIADYQFFIEKRSDENTTVSTVRLLSEEERVEEIAKMLAGSDITEMAREQARELLKK, from the coding sequence ATGCTTTTAGAAATTTCCATTAAAAATTTTGCCATCATTGAGGAAATCTCATTGACTTTTGAAAATGGCATGACCGTTTTGACGGGTGAAACCGGTGCAGGGAAGTCTATTATTATCGACGCCATGAATCTCATGCTTGGTGCGCGTGCGAGTCTTGATGTCATCCGTCACGGGGCAAATAAAGCTGAAATTGAAGGCCTCTTTTCAGTTGGTGAAAATGCTGTACTCACGCAAATTTTGGAGGAAAATGGCATTGAGGTTACGGAAGAATTAATTATCCGTCGTGAAATTTTGCAAAATGGTCGTTCGATTGGTAGGATTAATGGACAAATGGTTAACCTGACAACGCTTCGTGCTGTTGGTCAATATTTGGTTGATATCCATGGGCAACATGACCAAGAAGAATTGATGAAACCAAACATGCACATTCGTATGCTGGATGAATTTGGGGATAGCCAATTTGCTTCGGTCAAGAAACTCTACCAAGACCTTTTTGAACATTATCGCCGCTTGCGTAAACGTGTTTTAACCAAACAAAAAAATGAGCAAGAACACAAAGCACGTATCGAAATGCTGGAATTTCAAATTGCAGAGATTGAAGCAGCTGCCCTAAAATCAGGTGAAGACCAAGTTCTAAACCAAAAACGTGATAAGTTGTTAAATCACAAACATATCGCAGACACATTAACTAATGCTTATGTCATGCTCGATGATGAAGAGTTTTCAAGTTTGTCAAATATCCGCTCAGCTATGAACGACTTGATGACTTTGGAAGAATTTGATGCAGATTATAAAGACATGTCATCAAATGTTTCTGAAGCTTATTACATTCTAGAAGAAGTGACTAAGCAATTAAGTGATGTTATTGATGAGCTTGATTTTGATGCTGGTAGTCTTCAACAAATTGAAGCTCGTTTAGAAGTAATTCACAGCATTACCCGTAAATACGGTGGCAGTGTTGATGATGTTTTAGATTATTACGAAAATATTACCAAAGAATACAATCTTTTGACTGGCAATGATGAGTCATCTGATGATATGGAAAAAGATCTCAAACGCTTGGAAAAAGAATTGATTGTTGCTGCTGAGAATCTCAGTCAAGAACGTCATCAATTAGCTAAAAATTTGGAAGCTGAAATCAAGCAAGAACTGGCTGATTTGTACATGGAAAAGGCTGATTTTCAAGTGCAATTTAGCAAGGGAAAATTCAATCGTGATGGAAATGAAGCTATTGAATTTTATATTTCAACTAACCCTGGTGAAGGTTTCAAACCTTTGGTTAAAGTAGCTTCTGGTGGTGAAATTTCACGTTTGATGTTGGCTATAAAATCTGCCTTTTCACGTAAAGAAGACAAGACAAGTATCGTCTTTGACGAGGTTGATACAGGTGTTTCTGGACGTGTAGCGCAAGCTATTGCTCAAAAAATTTATAAAATCGGCAGCCATGGGCAAGTTTTGGCGATTTCACACTTACCACAAGTGATTGCGATTGCGGATTATCAATTCTTTATTGAAAAACGTAGCGATGAAAACACAACAGTTTCAACTGTACGTTTGTTAAGTGAAGAAGAGCGTGTTGAAGAAATTGCTAAAATGCTTGCTGGTAGTGATATCACGGAAATGGCACGTGAACAAGCGCGTGAATTGCTTAAGAAATAA
- a CDS encoding YpmS family protein: MKLKTNGTKTNWWKWACLLILAINVAFVGVIASRLIQVREPAAQTITSKKAKSVKVGTVSTTREQLNNTVASYLKDYQTKNSSYNVYATSSAILFEGTYTFLGYEVPLYIYFQPSRLESGAIQLKITSFSVGTLTLPESEVLKYLKSSVDLPNFVEVLPKESVININIQNIKNDAGIFLKATTIDLVGDRFNFDIYKKNG; this comes from the coding sequence ATGAAACTAAAAACGAATGGAACAAAGACTAACTGGTGGAAGTGGGCGTGCCTTCTCATTTTAGCTATTAATGTGGCTTTTGTGGGAGTGATTGCTAGCCGCTTAATCCAAGTCAGAGAACCAGCAGCACAAACGATTACTTCAAAAAAAGCTAAAAGTGTCAAAGTTGGAACAGTTTCAACAACACGTGAGCAATTGAATAACACAGTTGCCTCATATTTGAAAGATTACCAAACGAAAAATTCATCTTACAATGTTTACGCAACTTCATCAGCAATTTTGTTTGAAGGAACTTATACTTTTTTAGGTTATGAAGTACCACTTTACATTTATTTCCAACCAAGTCGCTTAGAATCGGGAGCTATTCAGCTAAAAATCACTTCATTTTCAGTTGGAACACTAACATTGCCAGAATCAGAAGTTTTGAAGTACTTAAAATCAAGTGTTGACCTTCCAAATTTTGTGGAAGTTTTGCCAAAAGAGTCTGTTATTAATATCAATATTCAGAACATAAAAAACGATGCTGGCATCTTTTTGAAAGCGACAACAATTGATCTTGTAGGCGATCGATTTAACTTTGATATTTACAAGAAAAACGGCTAA